A stretch of Shewanella dokdonensis DNA encodes these proteins:
- a CDS encoding HlyD family secretion protein — MNYKNSWWLVLLFLGACSGGEDGRAMGTLERDRMVLSAPVAEQISAIMVTEGQQVHAGELLLQLDNRSASAVVAQRRASLEQARAKLLELQTGARNEQLAAAEAAMQAAKAQAEDAAKQYRRAQELYHAQMIGKAELDSATALKNQTQALTEQAQQQWLELKNGTRSEQLAQAQAQVDEAAAALAAAEKSLADLSLKAPRDGEVDILPWKSGDRVAAGVQLVTLLASDRAYARVYLPQTALAQVHRGAKVQVWLDGYSQPFSGTVSNIRSQPAFTPYFALNERDRARLMYLTDIDLPGAASLPVGIALEVRLP; from the coding sequence ATGAATTACAAAAATAGTTGGTGGTTGGTGTTACTGTTTTTGGGGGCTTGTTCGGGTGGCGAGGATGGGCGCGCCATGGGAACGCTGGAACGAGACCGGATGGTGTTATCGGCACCGGTAGCGGAACAGATCAGCGCCATTATGGTGACCGAAGGGCAGCAGGTACACGCGGGTGAGTTGTTATTGCAACTGGATAATCGCAGTGCCAGCGCAGTCGTGGCGCAACGGCGCGCCAGCTTGGAACAGGCCAGAGCGAAACTGCTGGAGTTACAAACAGGTGCCAGAAATGAACAATTGGCGGCGGCTGAAGCGGCAATGCAGGCGGCCAAAGCACAAGCGGAGGATGCCGCCAAGCAATATCGCCGCGCACAGGAGTTGTATCACGCACAAATGATAGGTAAAGCAGAGCTGGACTCAGCCACCGCTCTGAAAAACCAGACTCAGGCACTTACCGAACAGGCGCAGCAGCAGTGGCTAGAATTGAAAAACGGAACCCGCAGTGAGCAACTAGCTCAAGCCCAGGCTCAGGTTGATGAAGCGGCCGCGGCTTTGGCTGCGGCTGAAAAATCGTTGGCCGATCTTAGCCTTAAAGCACCGCGGGATGGCGAAGTGGACATTCTGCCGTGGAAAAGCGGCGATCGGGTTGCCGCAGGGGTGCAATTGGTGACCTTATTGGCGTCCGATCGCGCCTATGCGCGGGTGTATCTGCCGCAAACGGCCTTGGCACAGGTACATCGTGGCGCGAAAGTGCAGGTGTGGCTGGATGGTTACTCGCAACCGTTTAGCGGCACCGTCAGCAATATTCGCAGTCAGCCAGCCTTCACGCCCTATTTTGCGCTGAATGAGCGGGACCGGGCGCGGCTGATGTATCTCACTGATATTGATTTACCAGGCGCTGCTAGCCTACCTGTGGGGATCGCGCTGGAGGTGCGATTACCATGA
- a CDS encoding TetR/AcrR family transcriptional regulator, protein MPAKPGRPKGDPQTRAALVNAARACFLHNAYERVSIRELARRAKVDAAMIRYYFGSKAGLFETMVRETIAPVAQILKHNLSCELHSPEELMQAYYQMMAANPALPRLIFQVLNNQHNNEVFSILAGVFSEMLGNASGWVQQLAARGQLNPTLEPQLVRLSFLSLMVFPLIAPKLLMQEFDFELTDKWLTKLLNHNRIVMREGLFNSDNLPPSELGVNHELQK, encoded by the coding sequence ATGCCAGCCAAACCGGGAAGACCCAAAGGTGATCCACAAACCCGTGCCGCATTGGTCAATGCTGCCAGAGCGTGCTTTTTACACAATGCCTATGAACGGGTGTCAATTCGCGAACTTGCTAGACGGGCCAAGGTGGATGCCGCCATGATCCGCTATTACTTTGGTTCCAAGGCGGGTTTGTTTGAAACCATGGTGCGAGAAACCATCGCGCCGGTAGCACAGATACTTAAACACAATCTCAGCTGTGAACTGCATTCGCCAGAGGAGCTGATGCAGGCTTACTACCAGATGATGGCCGCAAATCCGGCTTTACCGCGACTCATTTTTCAGGTGCTGAATAATCAGCACAACAATGAGGTGTTTTCGATTCTGGCCGGGGTATTTAGCGAAATGCTGGGCAACGCTTCTGGTTGGGTGCAGCAACTGGCCGCACGCGGACAACTAAACCCCACACTGGAGCCACAACTTGTCCGCCTCAGTTTTCTCAGCCTGATGGTGTTCCCGCTGATCGCGCCCAAACTACTGATGCAGGAATTTGACTTTGAATTAACCGATAAGTGGCTGACGAAACTGCTCAATCATAACCGGATTGTGATGCGTGAAGGCTTATTCAATTCAGATAATCTGCCACCCAGCGAACTGGGAGTGAATCATGAATTACAAAAATAG